The following coding sequences are from one Helicoverpa zea isolate HzStark_Cry1AcR chromosome 4, ilHelZeax1.1, whole genome shotgun sequence window:
- the LOC124629663 gene encoding L-2-hydroxyglutarate dehydrogenase, mitochondrial — MHINLSIPMMTAIKSATSITGIVARKLIPISLDSRTHRRYSNQNTNKYDIVVIGGGIVGSASARELILRHPSLNIALIEKENRFACHQSGNNSGVIHAGIYYKPGSLKAKLCVQGLDLSYKYCDEKGIKYLKCGKMIVATERQEIPRLLDLYDRGIENGVKDLELLDSKGIREIEPLCKGLQAIWSPHTGVVSWAEVTDSYVRDFVNCGGTTYLNFEVKKFHDSVDAEYPVVISDEKTNTIFAKHVLTCCGLHSDTVAVLTGCPEEPKIIPFRGEYLYLVPSKSNLAKANIYPVPDPRFPFLGVHITPRVDGRVILGPNAILAYCKEGYKYSDVNIKDLKAIIGFSGFRKLAMKYAGFGVKEMTRSIFPSLQVKQVQKYIQEITSADVERGPAGVRAQAMAKDGSLIEDFVFDSQPGSGAIGSRVLHCRNAPSPGATSSLAIAKMIADKIEDQFTLKC; from the exons ATGCATATAAATCTTAGTATTCCTATGATGACGGCAATCAAATCAGCTACTTCAATTACTGGGATCGTTGCACGAAAATTAATACCTATATCTTTAGATTCCAGGACACATCGCAG GTATTCCAATCAAAATACGAATAAATATGATATTGTCGTCATTGGTGGCGGTATAGTGGGTTCTGCATCCGCTAGAGAGCTAATATTAAGGCACCCGTCGTTAAACATAGCACTAATTGAAAAGGAAAACCGTTTCGCCTGTCATCAAAGTGGAAATAATAGTGGTGTGATTCATGCGGGTATTTACTACAAGCCAGGATCATTAAAAGCTAAATTATGTGTCCAAGGATTGGATTTATCTTACAAATACTGTGATGAGAAAGGAATCAAATATTTGAAATGTGGAAAAATGATAGTAGCCACTGAAAGGCAAGAAATACCTAGATTGTTGGATCTGTATGATCGTGGAATTGAAAATGGTGTGAAAGACTTGGAGTTACTTGACAGTAAAGGAATAAGAGAAATTGAACCTCTTTGTAAGGGGTTACAAGCAATATGGTCCCCTCACACTGGTGTTGTGAGCTGGGCTGAGGTAACAGATTCCTATGTAAGAGATTTTGTTAACTGTGGTGGAACAACTTATCTCAACTTTGAAGTTAAAAAGTTCCATGATTCTGTAGATGCAGAATATCCTGTTGTCATTTCTGATGAAAAAACTAATACTATCTTTGCAAAGCATGTTCTCACATGTTGTGGCCTACATTCAGATACAGTTGCGGTACTTACAGGATGCCCTGAAGAGCCTAAGATCATCCCTTTTAGAGGTGAATACCTTTACTTAGTACCAAGTAAAAGCAATTTAGCTAAAGCTAATATCTACCCAGTACCTGATCCAAGATTCCCATTTTTGGGTGTTCATATAACTCCTAGAGTAGATGGTCGTGTCATATTGGGGCCAAATGCTATATTAGCATACTGTAAGGAAGGATacaa atatagTGATGTCAACATAAAAGATTTGAAAGCCATTATAGGGTTTTCTGGTTTTCGAAAATTGGCAATGAAATATGCTGGTTTTGGTGTCAAAGAAATGACAAGATCAATTTTTCCTTCATTACAAGTCAAACAAGTACAAAAGTATATTCAAGAAATAACAAGTGCTGATGTTGAGAGAGGTCCTGCAGGTGTAAGAGCACAGGCCATGGCCAAAGATG gCAGTCTCATAGAAGACTTTGTATTTGATTCTCAACCTGGGTCTGGTGCAATTGGAAGCAGAGTACTACATTGTAGGAATGCCCCCTCACCTGGTGCAACTTCATCCCTTGCTATTGCAAAGATGATCGCTGACAAAATTGAAGATCAATTTACACTTAAATgctaa
- the LOC124629666 gene encoding post-GPI attachment to proteins factor 2-like — protein sequence MYLPLYNESEKKYYIKVPSKLCFSAVSVPLFAFITCVVITMYKDFESANNTHCKVPNIFPSISASIGNYEPQSTIWKTAIYVHAPIRFYILYLRWNYYQSIIMESCVGLVNVAVFLNIIENLALLGLTHWTSSRNYPYHEVCFKTFIGTSVFYMLLTCIMLSKLRRRPNITYRERHSVKLKWRAFVVNVASFSAAAYFFLRHNRLCEPYVYSLFGLSEYIVVISNIVFHLTTAYDLQINFICLTSKGIITE from the exons atgtatttaccTCTTTACAATGAATCCGAAAAGAAGTATTACATTAAAGTACCATCGAAATTGTGCTTCTCCGCAGTATCGGTGCCGCTATTTGCTTTCATAACTTGTGTTGTGATAACAATGTACAAAGATTTTGAAAGCGCCAATAATACACACTGTAAAGTTCCCAACATTTTTCCATCAATATCAGCATCCATAGGAAATTATGAACCCCAAAGCACAATATGGAAAACAGCCATTTATGTGCATGCACCCATTCGATTCTATATATTGTATCTAAGGTGGAACTATTATCAAAGTATTATAATGGAAAGCTGTGTTGGTTTAGTCAATGTagcagtatttttaaatatcatagAAAACTTAGCTTTATTAGGACTAACACATTGGACATCATCAAGGAACTACC CTTACCAtgaagtttgttttaaaacattcaTTGGAACATCGGTGTTCTATATGCTCCTAACATGTATAATGCTTTCAAAGTTACGGAGAAGACCAAATATTACATACAGAGAGAGGCATTCAGTAAAGTTAAAATGGAGAGCTTTTGTTGTGAATGTAGCATCATTTTCAGCTGCCGCTTACTTCTTCCTTAGACATAACAGGCTGTGTGAACCATATG tttattCCCTGTTTGGTTTGTCAGAGTACATAGTGGTGATCAGTAATATCGTCTTCCATTTGACAACTGCCTATGATCTTCAAATAAATTTCATATGTTTAACCAGTAAAGGGATTATCACTGAATGA